The genomic region GGTTGCACGGCGGCGGGGGCCGGCGCTTCCGCCTGGGGCGCCGCAGTAAGCGCCTGCGGCGTGAACTGGTAGACCACCTCGTTGCTGCGCACCAGGCCGAAGTCGCGCCTGGCGATGCTCTCCAGGTAGCGCCGGTCTGACTGCAGGGCGGCTATCTCCCTCTTCAACTGGTCGTTTTCTTCCTTGAGCTGGGACAGGCGCTTTTGCGTCTCGTCCAGGTCCCGGTGCAGGTGGTTGATGCGCAGAAGTCCCCGGTCCCCGAACACCGTGAAGTAGAGGATGAAAACTATGACCGCCAGCGGTACGAAAAATAGCCGTTTCTGCATGGTCGGTTACGCCGTGTTGAGCCGCGAGCTGAAGTAGTCGATGGTCTGCTTGAGCCCCTCGTCCACGTGCACCTTGGGCTCCCATCCAAGCATCTTTTTGGCGAGCGAGATGTCGGGCTGGCGCTGCCTCGGGTCGTCGGCGGGAAGCGGCCGGTAGACGATGCGAGAACTGGAGCCGGTCAGCGCGATGATCTTCTTGGCGAACTCCAGTATGGTGGTCTCGGCAGGGTTACCGAGGTTGACCGGGCCGATGAACCCGGGGCACTCCATCATCCGGATCAGCCCCTCGACCAGGTCGGAAACGAAGCAGAAAGAGCGGGTCTGTTCCCCTTCCCCATAGACCGTTATGTCCTCCCCCTTGAGCGCCTGCAGGATGAAGTTGGAGACCACCCTGCCGTCGTTCTCCGCCATCTTCGGGCCGTAGGTGTTGAAGATCCTGACGATGCGGACGTCCACATTGTTCTGGCGGTGGTAGTCCATCATCAGCGTCTCGGCAACCCTCTTCCCCTCGTCGTAGCAGCTTCTTATCCCGAGGGTGTTTACGTTACCCCAATAGGCCTCGGTCTGGGGGTGCACCTGGGGGTCGCCGTATACCTCGGAGGTCGAGGCCTGCAGGATCCTGGCCCGCACCCTCTTGGCGATCCCCAGCATGTTGATCGCCCCCATCACGCTGGTCTTCGTGGTCTTCACCGGGTTGTACTGGTAGTGGATCGGGGACGCCGGGCAGGCGAGGTTGTAGATCCGGTCCACTTCCAAAAGGATAGGCTGGGTCACGTCGTGGCGGACCAGTTCGAAGCTGCTGTTGTCGAGCAGGTGCGAGATGTTACGTTTGCTGCCGGTGAAGAAGTTGTCCAGGCAGATGACGTCGTGCCCTTCCCTCAAGAGCCTTTCGCAAAGATGTGAACCTATAAAACCGGCGCCGCCGGTTAC from Citrifermentans bremense harbors:
- a CDS encoding FtsB family cell division protein, whose product is MQKRLFFVPLAVIVFILYFTVFGDRGLLRINHLHRDLDETQKRLSQLKEENDQLKREIAALQSDRRYLESIARRDFGLVRSNEVVYQFTPQALTAAPQAEAPAPAAVQPAPPAAAVKQPPAAASKQPPAGGARKSP
- a CDS encoding UDP-glucuronic acid decarboxylase family protein translates to MRVLVTGGAGFIGSHLCERLLREGHDVICLDNFFTGSKRNISHLLDNSSFELVRHDVTQPILLEVDRIYNLACPASPIHYQYNPVKTTKTSVMGAINMLGIAKRVRARILQASTSEVYGDPQVHPQTEAYWGNVNTLGIRSCYDEGKRVAETLMMDYHRQNNVDVRIVRIFNTYGPKMAENDGRVVSNFILQALKGEDITVYGEGEQTRSFCFVSDLVEGLIRMMECPGFIGPVNLGNPAETTILEFAKKIIALTGSSSRIVYRPLPADDPRQRQPDISLAKKMLGWEPKVHVDEGLKQTIDYFSSRLNTA